A stretch of the Lolium perenne isolate Kyuss_39 chromosome 3, Kyuss_2.0, whole genome shotgun sequence genome encodes the following:
- the LOC127341685 gene encoding acyl transferase 7-like codes for MAAAKSVERLSQRLVTPAEPTPAGPLRLSWLDRYPTQMALIESLHVFKPAPERDGDGAGPARTIERALAQALVQYYPLAGRLGFTDDGGLLQLDCGGDGSGVWFTEAEAACGLEDVEYLEHPMMISKDELLPPTPAAEKDERKLVLLVQVTTFACGGFVIGFRFSHAVADGPGAAQFMAAIGDIARGNHTAETLPVPPQWGRDAIPDPTTAVIGPLPSPAGAKSLEYLAMDISADYIAHYKAQYNDASHGGSWCSAFEVLVAKAWQSRTRAAGFEPDSDVHLCFAMNARPLLHASLPRAGAGFYGNCYYIMRVSAPAGKVAGSSIPDVVKIIKDGKRRMPAEFTRWATGEAGANGGVDPYQITSDYRTLLVSDWSRLGFAEVDYGWGPPAHVVPLTNLDYIATCILVKPWAHKPGARLITQCVTPDRVAAFHQGMLDMN; via the coding sequence ATGGCAGCCGCCAAGTCCGTCGAGCGGCTGTCGCAGCGCCTGGTGACCCCGGCCGAGCCCACGCCGGCAGGGCCGCTACGCCTGTCCTGGCTCGACCGGTACCCGACCCAAATGGCGCTCATCGAGTCGCTCCACGTATTCAAGCCGGCCCCTGAACGGGACGGCGACGGAGCGGGTCCGGCGAGGACCATCGAGCGGGCGCTGGCGCAGGCTCTGGTGCAGTACTACCCGCTCGCCGGCCGCCTGGGGTTCACGGACGACGGCGGCCTGCTGCAGCTGGACTGCGGCGGCGACGGCAGCGGCGTCTGGTTCACCGAGGCTGAGGCGGCATGCGGGCTCGAGGACGTGGAATACCTGGAGCACCCCATGATGATCTCCAAGGACGAGCTGCTCCCGCCCACGCCCGCCGCAGAGAAGGACGAGCGTAAGCTCGTGCTGCTCGTCCAGGTCACCACCTTCGCCTGCGGCGGCTTCGTCATCGGCTTCCGCTTCAGCCACGCCGTCGCGGACGGCCCCGGCGCCGCGCAGTTCATGGCCGCCATCGGGGACATCGCGCGCGGGAACCACACCGCGGAAACTTTGCCCGTCCCGCCGCAGTGGGGCCGCGACGCGATCCCGGACCCAACCACCGCCGTCATCGGGCCCCTGCCGAGCCCCGCGGGCGCCAAGAGCCTCGAGTACCTCGCCATGGACATCTCCGCCGACTACATCGCGCACTACAAGGCCCAGTACAACGACGCGTCACACGGGGGCTCCTGGTGCTCGGCGTTCGAGGTGCTGGTGGCCAAGGCATGGCAGAGCCGTACACGCGCCGCGGGCTTCGAGCCGGACTCCGACGTCCACCTCTGCTTCGCCATGAACGCCCGCCCGCTCCTGCACGCCTCCCTCCCGCGCGCCGGCGCAGGGTTCTACGGGAACTGCTACTACATCATGCGCGTCTCGGCGCCCGCCGGCAAGGTCGCCGGCTCCTCCATCCCGGACGTCGTCAAGATCATCAAGGACGGGAAGCGGCGGATGCCGGCGGAGTTCACACGGTGGGCGACGGGCGAGGCCGGCGCCAACGGCGGCGTGGACCCGTACCAGATCACGTCCGACTACCGGACGCTGCTCGTGTCCGACTGGTCTCGGCTCGGGTTCGCCGAGGTCGACTACGGCTGGGGGCCGCCGGCGCACGTCGTGCCGCTCACGAACCTGGACTACATTGCCACGTGCATACTGGTGAAGCCGTGGGCTCACAAGCCAGGGGCGCGGCTCATTACCCAGTGTGTGACGCCCGACCGCGTCGCCGCCTTCCACCAGGGAATGCTCGACATGAACTGA